In Mycolicibacterium lutetiense, the sequence GGGCCAGCGGGTTGGGCTTCGGGTGGCTGGGCACCCTCGGCACCGCCAATGTGGTGCGCAGCTGGATGTCACCGCCGACACTCCTGGCCCTGGGCACCGGCCAGGTCGGCATCCTGCTGGGCCTCGGTGACCACACCACCGCAGTGCTCGCGCTGACCCGCGCCATCGGCGTCGTCCTGATCGCGATCCTGGTCAGCTGGCTGCTGTTCGCCGTGATGCGCGGCCGTTTGCACCCCGTGGGCGGTCTGGGCGTGGCCCTCGGCGGCACCATCCTGCTGTTCCCGGTGGTGCAGCCGTGGTACCTGCTGTGGGCGGTGATCCCGCTGGCCGCGTGGGCCACCCGGCCCGGATTCCGTGGTTCCGCGATCGCCATCACGTTGGTTGTCGGGATCTTCGGCCCGACGGCCAACGGCGACCGGTTCACCTTGTTCCAGATCGTGATGGCCACCCTGGCGAGCGCGTTGATCGTGCTGATCCTGATCGGGCTGACCTGGCGCCGACTGCCGTGGCGTGCATCACGCCAACCGGACAACAAGCCACCTCCGACACCCGCACAGCCGCCCGACGCCTACGCTGAATCCCCGTGACCTCGCGTTCTGATCAACCTGTGCTGCTCCGCGGCGTCAGCAAGCGCTACGGATCGACCACAGCGGTCGCCAACCTGGACCTTGATGTGCAGCGTGCCGAGGTATTGGCCCTGCTCGGCCCGAACGGTGCGGGCAAGACCACCACCGTCGAAATGTGCGAGGGATTCATCCGCCCCGACGACGGCCGTGTCGAGATCCTCGGGTTGGATCCCGTTGCCGACAACGCCCAGGTGCGCGCACGGATCGGCGTGATGCTGCAGGGTGGCGGCGGCTACCCCGCGGCACGGGCCGACGAGATGCTCCATCTCGTCGCCTCCTATGCTGCCGATCCTCTCGATCCGGCCTGGTTGATGGACACCCTCGGCCTGACCGAATCCGCCCGCACCACCTACCGGCGTCTGTCGGGCGGCCAGCAACAACGCCTCGCACTGGCCTGCGCCGTGGTGGGTCGCCCCGAGCTGGTGTTCCTCGACGAGCCAACCGCGGGGATGGATGCTCACGCCCGAATTGTGGTGTGGGAGTTGATCGATGCGCTGCGCCGTGACGGTGTCACGGTCGTGCTGACCACCCATCACCTGGCCGAGGCCGAAGAACTGGCCGACCGGATCGTGATCATCGATCACGGCGTGGCCGTAGCCACCGGCACACCCGCCGAGCTCACCCACAGCGGCGCCGAGAACCAGTTGCGTTTCCGGGCGCCGCGCAAGCTCGACCTGTCCCTGCTGGCCGCGGCTCTGCCGGAGCAGTACAAGGCCACCGAGACGGCACCCGGCGAGTACCTGGTCGAGGGGCACATCGACCCGCAGGTGCTGGCGACCGTGACGGCGTGGTGCGCCCGACTCAACGTGCTGGCCACCGATATGCGGGTGGAACAGCGCAGCCTCGAAGATGTATTCCTCGACCTCACAGGACGGGAGCTGCGGTCATGACGAGCGCTCCGAACCGGTTCGCCCCGGGCACCTTCTCCCCCGATCCCCGCCCGGCCAAGG encodes:
- a CDS encoding ABC transporter ATP-binding protein, whose product is MTSRSDQPVLLRGVSKRYGSTTAVANLDLDVQRAEVLALLGPNGAGKTTTVEMCEGFIRPDDGRVEILGLDPVADNAQVRARIGVMLQGGGGYPAARADEMLHLVASYAADPLDPAWLMDTLGLTESARTTYRRLSGGQQQRLALACAVVGRPELVFLDEPTAGMDAHARIVVWELIDALRRDGVTVVLTTHHLAEAEELADRIVIIDHGVAVATGTPAELTHSGAENQLRFRAPRKLDLSLLAAALPEQYKATETAPGEYLVEGHIDPQVLATVTAWCARLNVLATDMRVEQRSLEDVFLDLTGRELRS